A region from the Benincasa hispida cultivar B227 chromosome 12, ASM972705v1, whole genome shotgun sequence genome encodes:
- the LOC120092632 gene encoding uncharacterized protein LOC120092632, which yields MKKIHPVSNRQNITVQYNSNGRNSLSRAQSLLGLNPKKLRRLPHVFSRVLELPFRSDADVSIVENSNCFRFVAETDGITEEFRAHTVQIHPGVIKVVVRQIGDLESTLDELEIDMWRFRLPETTLPELATAAFDGGKLIVTVPKSEDAGEGAWGDNNGGFRGGHLVVVQ from the coding sequence ATGAAGAAGATCCATCCAGTGTCGAACAGGCAGAATATCACTGTTCAATACAATTCAAATGGTCGCAACTCCCTCTCTCGTGCTCAATCGCTTCTAGGtttaaaccctaagaaactaCGGCGGTTACCCCATGTTTTCAGCCGGGTTTTGGAACTTCCATTTAGGTCCGATGCCGATGTTTCGATTGTCGAAAACTCTAATTGCTTCCGATTCGTTGCGGAAACTGATGGAATTACCGAGGAATTTAGAGCGCATACGGTTCAAATCCATCCTGGGGTTATCAAAGTTGTGGTTAGACAAATTGGGGATCTGGAATCGACGTTAGATGAACTGGAGATCGACATGTGGAGATTTCGACTGCCGGAGACGACTCTGCCGGAGCTCGCAACCGCTGCGTTCGATGGCGGGAAACTCATCGTGACGGTTCCAAAGAGTGAGGACGCCGGAGAAGGTGCGTGGGGGGATAACAATGGGGGTTTTAGAGGAGGCCATTTAGTAGTTGTACAGTAA
- the LOC120068555 gene encoding uncharacterized protein LOC120068555, producing the protein MAVPVVKAASLAHIARESSDIHRLSQFYKEMFGFEEIESPNFGELKVIWLNLPSAFQLHLIERDPKSKLPEGPWSATSPVADPSHLPRGHHICFSVSSSNFDSVVHALKEKGIQTFEKTLPNGKVKQVFFFDPDGNGLEIAGRED; encoded by the exons ATGGCAGTTCCAGTAGTGAAAGCAGCTTCTCTCGCCCACATAGCTAGAGAATCGTCGGATATTCATCGCCTTTCTCAATTCTACAAAGAG ATGTTTGGATTCGAAGAAATCGAGAGTCCAAATTTCGGTGAACTCAAGGTTATTTGGCTAAATCTTCCTTCTGCTTTTCAACTTCACCTCATCGAGAGAGACCCTAAATCCAAGCTTCCCGAAGGTCCATGGAGCGCCACGTCACCCGTTGCTGACCCTAGCCATCTTCCGCGAGGTCACCATATCTGTTTCTCTGTTTCCAGTTCCAATTTCGACTCTGTTGTTCATGCTCTCAAG GAAAAGGGCATTCAGACTTTTGAGAAGACCCTACCAAATGGGAAGGTAAAGCAAGTCTTCTTCTTTGATCCAGATG GTAATGGATTGGAGATTGCAGGTCGGGAAGATTGA
- the LOC120068554 gene encoding late embryogenesis abundant protein D-34-like translates to MSQEQPRRHEHQEPIKYGDVFNVTGDLASKVISPVDADMMQTAETMVFGQTQKGGPAATMQSAASRNERSGFVGHEDVSDAARDQGVAVKETDIPGSRIITETVAGQIVGQFVEPTPFFGAAAVVQNAVTIGQALEATAHTAGDKPVDESDAAAIQAAEVRATGSNFVIPGGLAASAQSAASFNAGVSKDEDKIKLKDILMDAAMRLPADKVVTKQDAEGVMSAELRHNARLAVHPGGVALSITEAARLNENINKAPP, encoded by the exons ATGAGCCAAGAACAGCCACGCCGGCACGAACATCAAGAACCTATCAAGTACGGGGACGTTTTCAATGTCACTGGAGACCTTGCCTCTAAGGTTATATCGCCGGTGGACGCTGACATGATGCAAACGGCCGAGACTATGGTGTTCGGTCAAACCCAGAAGGGTGGCCCTGCCGCAACCATGCAGTCTGCTGCCTCCCGGAATGAGCGTTCTGGCTTCGTCGGCCATGAGGATGTAAGTGATGCGGCCAGAGACCAAGGAGTTGCCGTCAAAGAGACCGATATCCCAGGAAGCCGCATCATCACTGAAACAGTTGCCGGACAG ATCGTTGGGCAGTTTGTGGAGCCTACGCCCTTTTTTGGAGCTGCCGCTGTAGTGCAGAATGCGGTCACCATAGGACAAGCTCTTGAAGCAACCGCCCACACTGCAGGTGATAAACCGGTCGACGAGAGTGATGCTGCTGCCATTCAAGCAGCAGAGGTGAGGGCAACAGGGAGCAACTTCGTGATACCGGGTGGACTCGCAGCCAGCGCTCAGTCAGCTGCTTCTTTCAATGCTGGGGTTAGCAAGGATGAAGATAAGATTAAACTGAAAGACATCCTAATG GATGCGGCAATGAGGCTACCAGCGGATAAAGTGGTGACGAAGCAAGATGCAGAAGGGGTGATGAGTGCAGAGCTGAGACACAATGCAAGGCTCGCAGTCCATCCTGGTGGTGTGGCTTTGTCCATAACAGAAGCCGCCAGGCTCAATGAGAACATTAATAAAGCGCCACCGTGA